From Salvelinus sp. IW2-2015 linkage group LG18, ASM291031v2, whole genome shotgun sequence, a single genomic window includes:
- the LOC111977669 gene encoding E3 ubiquitin-protein ligase TRIM8 — protein sequence MASNMXTSDLSETWRNCFEEELICPICLHVFSEPIQLPCKHNFCRGCISEAWAKDSSLVRCPECNHAYSQKPALEKNHKLSNIVDKFNALSVEKAASPVLQCILCRRGPPLPAVKVCLRCSAPCCQSHVQTHLQQPCSALGHLLVEAEAVKAWTCPQHDEYRLYHCEAEQTAVCQYCCFTRCHPSHGHGVTDVELRRNDIRQNLLRQQERVEERVQDIDEQLCKLDSDKCVVEDRVCELKEEVRVQYQRMQHFLEEDLSRTLEVLERARSRFCQENAGQVLALGEQRHEAQKLLSSVHTAFGKAEELGFMKNTKPVKILMERSQACVGSALPPYKVGSLNSKLFLSELSKREKSLRKTLEAPLAPPSSFLQSVQAYPSGLGSGAEKRKHSSVFPESNGSAGKTSASGFKDSSSKQPYLGPNSAPGEGQSSNQQPLVPCGPSHMNENGGTGSGSGSLTNHHSGSVFGPSHFPPAGGSSSHTSQQAVLPQYGGRKILVCTMDNCYCSGVPSVSGHRGHPPYPRSGSFPWVSTQDYPPPPGLASGAPAMQGLAVRDWIDAQQTHRHTDFYGLYGQPSTKHYVTS from the exons ATGGCCTCCAACATGGRGACCTCCGACCTGTCCGAGACATGGAGGAACTGTTTCGAAGAGGAGCTGATCTGCCCCATCTGCCTGCACGTCTTCTCCGAGCCTATCCAGCTGCCCTGCAAGCACAACTTCTGCCGGGGCTGCATCTCCGAAGCCTGGGCTAAAGACTCCTCACTGGTCCGCTGCCCTGAGTGCAACCACGCCTACAGTCAGAAGCCTGCTCTGGAGAAGAACCACAAGCTGTCCAACATCGTGGACAAGTTCAACGCGTTGTCTGTAGAGAAGGCCGCCTCGCCGGTGCTGCAGTGTATTCTGTGCCGCCGTGGCCCCCCGCTCCCGGCTGTCAAGGTTTGCCTGCGCTGTAGCGCCCCCTGTTGCCAGAGCCACGTCCAGACACACCTGCAGCAGCCCTGCTCCGCCCTGGGACACCTGCTGGTGGAGGCTGAGGCAGTCAAGGCCTGGACGTGTCCTCAGCACGACGAGTACAGACTGTACCACTGTGAGGCAGAACAGACAGCCGTGTGTCAATACTGCTGCTTCACACGATGCCATCCCAGTCACGGACACGGAGTCACTGACGTGGAGCTACGCCGCAACGATATACGG CAAAATCTATTGCGGCagcaggagagggtggaggagagagttcAGGACATCGATGAGCAGCTCTGTAAACTCGACTCTGACAAGTGTGTGGTGGAG GATAGAGTGTGTGAGCTAAAAGAGGAGGTGCGTGTGCAGTACCAGCGGATGCAGCACTTCTTGGAAGAAGACCTGTCCCGAACACTGGAGGTTCTAGAGCGGGCGCGTTCTAGGTTCTGCCAGGAGAACGCGGGCCAGGTTCTAGCTCTGGGAGAACAGAGACACGAGGCCCAGAAGCTGCTCAGCTCGGTCCACACGGCCTTCGGCAAGGCTGAGGAGCTGGGCTTCATGAAGAATACTAAACCTGTCAAGATCCTCATGGAGAG GTCTCAAGCGTGCGTGGGAAGTGCGCTCCCTCCCTACAAGGTGGGCAGTCTCAACTCTAAGTTGTTCCTGTCAGAACtctccaagagagagaagagcctaCGGAAAACACTGGAAG ccCCCCTAGCCCCTCCCTCCTCGTTCCTCCAGTCCGTCCAGGCGTATCCCAGCGGCCTTGGCTCCGGGGCAGAGAAACGCAAACACTCCTCTGTGTTCCCAGAAAGCAACGGAAGCGCCGGGAAAACATCTGCTTCCGGGTTCAAGGACTCATCATCCAAGCAGCCCTACCTAGGCCCAAACTCTGCCCCTGGGGAGGGCCAATCCTCTAATCAGCAGCCTCTGGTTCCCTGTGGCCCCTCCCACATGAACGAAAATGGCGGAACAGGAAGTGGAAGTGGCTCTCTAACAAATCACCATTCAGGGTCTGTGTTTGGTCCCTCCCACTTTCCKCCTGCTGGCGGTAGCTCCTCCCATACTTCTCAGCAGGCAGTGCTCCCCCAGTATGGCGGGCGTAAGATCCTGGTGTGTACCATGGATAATTGCTACTGCTCTGGGGTACCCTCTGTGTCAGGCCACCGCGGCCACCCTCCCTACCCACGTTCAGGCTCCTTTCCCTGGGTAAGCACCCAGGACTACCCCCCTCCCCCTGGCCTGGCCTCTGGAGCTCCAGCCATGCAAGGGCTGGCTGTCAGAGACTGGATAGATGCACAGcagacgcacagacacacagacttcTATGGCCTGTATGGGCAGCCCTCCACCAAGCACTATGTCACCAGTTAA